TGGGAGACCTCGCGCTGCGCCAGGGTGAGCAGGGCGAGCTGTTCGTCGAGGACGCCGCGGGCCAGCGCACCGAGTGGGTCCCCGCGGGCTGCGGCGCGCGGCCCATCCACGTGGACCTCGAGCACCAGCAGCTCCTGGTGACCTGCACCGCGCGAGGCAACGCGCTCGAGCTGCACGGCGCCCGGGTGCACCAGCCGCTCGGGCTGGCCGTCGAGCCGCCCCACCGGCGCAACGAGCTCTCCTCGGACCCCACCCGTCTGTACCCCGTCTCCCCCGCCGCTCCCGTCGTGAACCAGAGCCTGGTGGACCTGGAGACGCGCACCGTGCACCCGGTGCCCGTGCCAGGAGAGGTGAACTACACCGAGGGAACTCGCGCCCTGGTGGTCCAGGAGTCCGAGGCCGGCGCCCCCAAGCGGCTGTGGTTCCTGGACGTCGCCACCGGAGAGAAGCGGGAGCTCGGCCCGGTGGAGGGCTATGGAATCATGGCCGCGGGGAACCTCGTCTACATCCAGGGCGCCCTGGTGGACCTGAGCACCGGCCAGCTCCTCGGGAAGCTCGAGGAACACCTCGAGGTCCTCGACAAACAGGGACGTACGCTGCGCACCCCGAGCCTGGGGGCGCGGTTGGCACCAGTGGGACCCCTCCAATGGACGCCCGCGGTGCAACCGGGCGGGCACCCGTGAACGGGCCGCGGTGCATGTCCGTGGCCCCGTGGCGTCCAAGCCCGTGAATACCATCTTCAACGTCCAGCCCCGAGCCCCCCTGCGCGAGGAACGTGCGGGAAATACCCCACTGGGCTAAGGGTGGGCCCGCTGTCCAGCCCGAGCGGGGTGCATTCCCCCGAGGCCCGCTCGCTGGAGGAGGTACCGAGAGATGTCCGAACAGCAGCCGAAGAAGAAGCGCTGGCCCTATGTCCTGGGCGGCATCGTCCTGTTCCTGGTGTTGGTCGTGTCCATCGCCCTGTGGCGGCTCGATGCCTTCCTGCTCGAGACCGCCCGCACGGAGGCCGCGAAGTATTCGCAGCAGCTCGGCCGGCCCGTGATGATTGGAGACATCTCCACCAAGCTCGTCCCCTACCTGGGCGTGAAGGTGGAGAACGTGGTGGTGGGCGCCGCCGAGGGTGAGCAGGTGCCCCTCACGGAGCTGAGGCGGGTGGACGTGAGCATGGCGCTCTGGCCCGCCCTCACCTCGCGCGGCAAGGACATCCAGGTCCAGAACGCCGAGGTGAATGGCCTCACCGTCAACGTCGTCCGGCTGCCGGACGGCACCACCAATGTCTCCCGGTTGCAGGAGAAGCTCGCCCGGCAGCAGCCGAAGGAGGAGGAGCCTCCCGCCGAGGAGACGCCGACGGACCTCTCGGGCGTGCGCGTGGACCGGGCGGCGCTCACCGACGCCACCATCCGCTTCATCGACCAGAGCGGCGGGGCCCAGGCGCGGGAGCTGGCCATCTCCGACCTCGACATCGAGGTGAAGGACCTGCGCGTGGGCCAGCCCCTGGAGGTGGCGCTGAACGCCGCGGTGCTGGCGCAGCAGCAGAACCTGCACGTGACGGTGAAGACGGCGCCGCTGCCGGCCTCGCTCACGCCGGTGCCCGAGCGCGTGGTGTTGAAGGCGGAGCCCATCGACATCTCGCCGCTGGGGCCCTTCCTCGGGCCGGACGTGGGACTGCAGGCGGGCAAGGTGCAGGCGGACTGGACGGCGGAGCTGGGCGCGGCGGTGCCCGGCGGCAACGGGCCCACGAACATCAAGGGCGGGCTGCGCGCGGAGGGCCTGAGCTTCGCGGGAACCGAGGGCGGCAAGGCGCTCGACGTGGTGCTGGACACGGACGTGACGGGCGACATGAAGACGGGCGACCTCACGCTGCGCAAGCTGCTGATGGAGCTCGGCCCGGCGCGCCTCACCGGCAAGGGACAGGTGAAGGGGCTGCTCACCGAGACGCCCGCGGTGCAGGACTTCGAGCTGGTGGGACAGAACCTCGACCCGGCGGTGCTGGCCGAGTACTACCCGCCGCTGCGCAAGCAGCTGGCCAACCAGGTGGCGGGCCCCATCGGGCTGGTGGTGAGGGGCGGAGGCACGCAGCAGTCGCAGGCGCTGACGGCGGAGATGGACCTGACGCCGGTGCGGCTGAACATCCCCGAGCAGCTCTCCAAGGAGGCGGGAGCGCCCATGCAGGTGACGGCGCGGATCACCGGCGCCGCGGCCAGCGGAGGCGCGCTGCGTTTCGACGCGAAGGCGGACCTGACGGGCGTGGACATGCGGCCGGGGCTGCTGCTGGACAAGCGGCCGGGGCAGACGTTCACGGTGGACACGGCGGGCACGTACCAGCCGGAGAGCGGCAAGAGGCCGATGAAGGTGGACCTGGGCCGGCTGAACGTGGCGCTGCTGGACTCCACGCTGACGGGGACGGCCTCGGTGGCGCTGGCGGGCCAGGGGGCCAGGCAGACGACGACGTTCGCCCTGGCGCTCAAGAGCCCGCGGCTGAACGCGGACGAGCTGTTGATGACGGACGAGGAGATCGCCTCGGTGACCGGCGGCGCGCCCGTGGAGGAGGAGGGGCCGCAGGATCCCAAGCGCTTCAACGGCATGCGCGGAGACATGCTGTTCGAGATTGGCGCGCTGCGGATGAACGAGATGGATCTGTCCAACATGGTGGCCGAGCTGAAGATGGTGGACGACCTCATCACGGTGGAGCGGTTCACCACGGGCATCTACGGCGGCACGGTGTCGGCGGGAGGGAGCACGGTGCGGCTGGGGCCCGAGCCGGCGCAACGGCCCTTCGAGCTGAAGGCGGAGGTGCGGGGCATGGACGTGGCGCAGGCGATGTCCAAGCGGGTGCCGCGCAAGGTGCTGGACGGGCGGTTCGACGGGCAGCTGAACCTGACGGGCGTGGGCTACGAGATGGAGAGCCTGAAGCAGCGGCTGGCGGGGGCCATCCAGGGCAACCTGATGGGCGGAGCGTTCTCCGGGATGGACATTCCGGCCGCGGTGTCCGCGCCGCTGGTGAAGGCGCTGCCCTTCGCGGGCAAGATGCTGACGGACGAGGGCATGACGCAGCTCGCGGAGCAGTTGCCGTTCGGGGTGACCATCAAGAACGGAGTGGCGCAGCTGTCGAAGCCGATCACCTGGACGAGGCCGGAGGTGGCGATGAGCTTCGACGGAGGCATCGGGCTGGACGGAACGCTGGACCTGGCGGGGACGGTGAACCTGGGGCCGCCGCTGATACAGAAGATGACGCTGGGCAAGGCGACGCCGACGGATCCGGTGCCGCTGGCGCTGAAGCTGACGGGCAAGGCATGGAGCCCGCAGGTGACGGGGCTGGACGTGAAGCCGGCGGCGGTGGCGATCGCGAAGATGGCGGCGGCGAGCGCGGCGACGGAGCTGTTGGGTGAGAAGGGCAAGGAGGTGGGGAAGGTCATCACCGGCGGCACGGACGCGGCGAAGGAGGCGGCGAAGGCCGAGGCGGAGAAACGTCAGCGCGAGCTGGAAGAGAAGGCGCGCCAGGAAGCGGAGGCGGCGCGCAAGAGGGCGGAGGAGGAGGCGAAGAAGCGCCTCAAGGGCATCTTCAAGAAGTAACGCCCCACCTCCCAACTCCTCCCTCTCCCTCTGGGAGAGGGTCGGGGTGAGGGTAGACGTCCCCGTGCCCTCACCCGAGCCCCCGGCCGCGTCTCACGAAGCCACGATGTGAAGGCGAGCGGAGCGAGACCCCGGGGCGGCCGGCCCGCCCTGCCGCAACAGATACTCGCGGATGGCCTCGTGGTCGGGCCTCGTGGAGAGGAACACGTCCAGGTCCGCGGCCTCCAGGAGCCCGACGTTGAGCACGTGCTTGCAGTAGCCCCAGTGCCCCGTCTCCCAGTACTGGATGCGCTCGTTGTAGACGCCTCGCCCCCACTCGCCAGGAGACAGGTGGAACAGCGCCTCATGGCGCTGCCCGCGCGCGCCCCCGCTCCACTCGAGCGAGCCCGGCAGACCCATCTTGCCGTGGTCCAGCAACACCCGGACGCCGTCGTCCGCATGCTCGACGCGGAAGGCCTCCACCTCGACGAAGGGCTTGCCCCTGTGCACGTCCGTCCACTGGCGGGGCAGGAAGCTCCGCTGCTCGGAGAAGTAGACGTGGTGCAGCCGGAACGGGGCGTCCTCGGGCTGGGTCATCACCTTGGGAAGCACCAGGGCCGGGGGCGTCGAGTTGCGCGTCCGCGCGCCGGGCCCTCCTCGCGCCTCCTTCGTCCACTCGGTCGTGAGCAGTTGGACGACCAGGCCGGAGACGCGGGTGTCTTCGCAGGGAGTGCGCTTGCTTCGATGTCGGGACATGGTGTGGCTCCCAGACGGGGCGTGAATCCAGAACGCACGAAGGGCCCCCTGCCCTCGCGATTCCCCGGGGACCTACCCACCCGGCCCTCCCCTCTCAGCCAGATATATCGGCAACACATGCAATCCCGGCAATCCCCCCCTCGGCACTTTCTCGAGCGCGGCGAGCGCTTCGCGTCGGAGGAGCAACAGTGAGCCACGCCGCGCGGCACGATTCCCAGAGCGCAGGAGGATGAGAAAAACGGCCCCGCCTACCCCGAGTGAGGCCCGCCTTCACGAAGGAGTCCCCGGAGGTGCTCGCAGAGCTTCGCGGTGCCGCGCACGGCCTCGGGGAAGCCGTCGCCGAAGGTCTGGAAGTTGTGGACCATCTCCGGCCACACCTCCAGGTGCGCCTGGATGCCGGCGGCCCGCGCCTTCTCGGTGATGCGGCGCGCATCGTCGTACTGCAGCTCCGCCGAGCCCGCGTGGACGAACAGCGGCGGCAGGCCCCGCAGGTCCGCGTACCAGGGCGAGGCGAGCGGCTCCCTCGGGCTGGCGCCGCCGAGGTACCACTTCGCCCAGTGCAGCAGCATGCGCTTGTCGCCCCAGTCGTACGGGCCGTTCGTCTCCACGCTCTCGCCGCTGCACTCGAGGTCCACCCAGGGAGCGATGACCCCGGCGCCCGCCGGCAGCGGCACGCCCTGGTCTCGCAGCGCCACCTGCGCCGCGATGGCCAGCCCGCCGCCCGCCGAGTCCCCGCAGAACACCACCCGCTCCGGCTTCACCCCGGTGGACAGCAGCCAGCGGTACGCCGCCACGGTGTCCTCCACGGGCGCGGGGAAGGGGTGCTCGGGGGCCAGACGGTAGTTGAGCCCCAGTGCCTTCGCCCCCGTGCCGAGCGCAATCCGCGCGATGAGGTCCCCGTGCGTGCGCGTGGAGCCGAAGACGTACGAGCCCCCGTGCAGGTACAGCACCACGTGCTCGCTGGCGCCCTCGCGGGGGATGAACCACTCGGCGGGGACTCCGCCCGCGTCCACCTGCTCGCGCCGCACGCGCTTCAACGCGGGAGAGGGAATGGACAGCCGCTCCATCTCCGCGCGCTGCGTGGCCGCGTCGAGGTGGACGATGCGCTCGTTGGTGGCCTTCATGAAGGCCACGGTGGCCTCGTACTTGAAGCTCCACCCGGGCCGCAGCGGTCCTCGCTTCATGCGCCGCGCGGCCGTGGCGAGACTCGTGCCCAGCAGTGTCGACAGGATGGTGAGGCGTCCCATGTATTCCCCCCGGATACCTCCACACTGTGCACCAGTTCGGAGCCGCGGAGGGAATGGAATTCCCATACACTCCCGCCACATGAACACAGTGCCCGCCGCCGGTGGATTCGATCATGTCCCGGTCATTGACGTCCGCGCGCTCGTGACGCCGTCGTCGAGCGCCGCCGAGCGCCGCGCCGTCGCCGCGCGGATTGGCGCCGCCTGTCGCGAGAGCGGCTTCTTCTACGTCGTCGGCCACGGCGTCGACGCGGGACTCCAGGCCCGACTCGAGGAGCTGAGCCGTCGCTTCTTCGCGCTGCCACTCGACGACAAGATGGCCATCCGCATGGCGCTGGGAGGGCCCGCCTGGCGCGGCTTCTTCCCGGTGGGCGGCGAGCTGACCTCCGGCCGCCCGGACCGCAAGGAGGGCCTCTACTTCGGCACCGAGCTCGGCCCCGAGCACCCGCTCGTCCGCGCCGGCACACCGCTCCACGGCCCCAACCTCTTCCCCCAGGAGCCACGGGGCCTGCGCGAGGCCGTCCTCGACTACATGGCCGCGCTCACCCGCCTCGGCCACGCGCTCATGTCCGGCATCGCGCTCAGCCTCGAGCTCGAGGAGGACTACTTCGCCGCGCGCTACACGGGCGATCCGCTCGTGCTCTTCCGCATCTTCAACTACCCGCCCGGTCCCAGTACCGCCGAGGACGGACAGCCCGTCTGGGGCGTCGGCGAACACACGGACTATGGCGTGCTCACCATCCTCAAGCAGGACGATGCCGGCGGCCTCCAGGTCAAATCACGCGCGGGGGGCGAGGTGCGCTGGGTGGAGGCCCCGCCCGTTCCCGGCTCGTTCGTGTGCAACATCGGCGACATGCTCGACCGCATGACCCGTGGCGTGTACCGCTCGACGCCGCACCGGGTGCTGAACCGCTCCGGGCGTGACCGCCTGTCGCTTCCGTTCTTCTTCGACCCGGGCTGGACCACGGAGATCCATCCGATCGACGCCCCTGCCCTCCACGGTGTCTCCACCCTCGATGACCGGGCCGAGCGCTGGGACGGCCAGAGTGTCCACGCATTCCGTGGCACCTACGGCGACTACCTACTCGGCAAGGTCGGCAAGGTCTTCCCGGACCTCCGCTCCAAGGTCCTGTCCTGACTCCAGTGCCCGCCTGACACGCGGCCCTCGAGGGGGAAACCGTGATTCTCTATACCCTCACCCCGTCCCTCTCCCAGAGGGAGAGGGGATGTGGCTCAGTGACGTGTGATTCCCGGTGCCGGTGCCAACATCCGCGGTCCCAGCCGGTCCCGGTTGTGCGGCGCCAACAGGTCCACCGCCGGCCCCATCGGAATGATTCGCGACGGGTTCACCGTGTCCTGGCTCCAGTAATAGTGCACCTTGATGTGGTCGACGTTCGTCGTCTCCGCGAAACCCGGTGTCTGGTACAGGTCCAGCAGGTAGTTCCACAGGTTGGGGTAGTCCTGTAGCCGCGACAGGTTGCACTTGAAATGCGAGTAGTAGACGAGGTCGAAGCGCACCAGCGTCGTGTAGAAGCAGATGTCCGCCTCCGTGAGCACCTCCCCGCATAGGTAGCGCTGCCGGTCCAGCACCCCCTCCCAGTGCTCCAATGCCGTGAACAGCTCCCGGCACGCCAGCTCGTACGCCCCCTGGCTCGTCGCGAAGCCCGCCTTATAGACCCCGTTGTTCACCGGCTCGTAGAGCGCGTCGATGGTGGCGTCCACCTGCTCGCGCAGCTCCTCCGGCCACAGCGTCACCGGGTGCTCGGCGAATGCGTCGAACTCCGTGTCCAGCATCCGCAACAGCTCGCGCGACTCGTTGTTCACGATGGTCCGCTCACGCGCGTCCCAGAGGATCGGCACCGTCACCCGTCCCGAGTAGTGCGCATCCGCCCGCTGGTACAGCTCACGCAAGTAGTGCGTGCCGTTGAGCTTGTCCTCGTTCGCGCGCGGGTAGCAGCCCCCGAACTTCCACCCGTCGCGCCCCATCCGAGGATCCGCCACCGTGACGCCCACCGCCCCCTCCAGCCCCTTCAGCTTGCGGATGATGAGCGTGCGCGACGCCCATGGGCAGGCATACGAGACATACAGGTGATAGCGGCCCGCCTCCGCCGGGAAGCGTCCTTCCCCACTCGCGGAGACCCTGTCATGAAAGCGCGTTCTTGGACGCACGAAGCGTCCGGCCTCGTCCGGGGCGTACCAGTCCGTACGCCACTCTCCGTCCAGCAACATTCCCAAGAGAGCTCACCTCCGTGTAGTGAACTCTCGGCACGCCGCGTCAGGAGGACAACCTCCCCTGCTTTCGAGAAGCCTGGAGCGAGCCCGCCCGGCCCCTCACCTCCTCGGTCCCCCTCCGTCCCGGGGCGCCAGTCCCGGCCTGCCTGCCTGGAGTGTCTCCAGGAGCGTCCGCGCCTCCCGCAGGTCGACCGAATCCCCGCCCGCCTCGGACCGCGCATGGGCTCGCGACAGCAGACGCCTCGCCACCTTCCACCGGCCCTGGTCCCGCAGCTGGCGGCTCAGGCTCACCACCGCGCGCAGCTCCAGCAGCCCGCTCCCTTCATGGCGCGCGACCTCAAGGGCATGGAGGAAGGCCCGCCTCGCCTCGTGCTCCCTCCCGTCCAACCGCAGCAGCTCTCCCCGCAAGCGGTGCAGCTCTGGCTCACCGGCGTGCTCCCCCAGGGTCTCCATCACCTCCAGCGCCTCGTTCGCTGCCTTCAGCCCCTCCCGTCCTCGACCCAGCCGCCAGAGGCTCTCCGCCAACAGTCCCAGGTTGTAGGCCATCCCCCCTCGAAGCCCCAGTCCCCTCCAGAGCACGAGCGCCTCACGGATGAGCTCGCATCCCTCCTGGGCGCGTCCCTGCTGGGACCAGCACCATCCCGTGAGGATCATCGCCCAGGCCCGCCAGACCTTGTAATCGTTCTCCCGGGAGAGCTCGGCGGCCCGCTCCGCCCACTCCAGGCAATCCCGCACGTCGTGGCGGATCTGACAGGACAGGGCGACGTAGATCATCGCATACGCCTGGGTATGGAGATGACCGACGCGTCCGGCCAGCTCCAGCGCTTCGCCGCCATGTCGACGGGCCAACTCGCACTCGCCGAGCACGGACTCGATGACGGACGCGAAGGCCAGCGCCGACGTCCTCGGTTCGCATCCGTGATGCATGGCCATCCGCTGGAGCTGCTCGAGCTCCAGCGGCACCGCGGCCACGGCGAGCTCGACGTGCTTCCGGGCCGCCCTCGGCTGTCCCCAGGTGAAGAGGCAGGTGGCCATCATCCGGTGGCCCACCGAGCTCAGCTCCGGGCTGTGCTGGCGCTCTCCCTCGTCCACGAGCATGCCCGCCAGCTCCCGCACCAGGTCGAACTCCGCCCGCGCATACGCGAAGGCCAGCAGCGCCCAGTAGGACAGCTCCGTTCGGGGCAGCTCCTCGCCCAGCTGTTTGAAGAGCTCGCGGATCCGCGAGAAGAGCCCTCCCAGCTCGGGCGAGTCGACGCCATGCAGGTGCGCCAGCGAGATGAACAGCGTGCTCAGCAGGTGCAGCTCCTCACGCGCGCGCTGGCGGGTATCCGTCAGGTACGGCAGCAGCTTGCGCGCCTGTTCGAGCTGGTGCTTCGCCTCCACGAACGCCGAGCGCTGGTTGGCCAGCTGTCCAGCCCGGAAACCGTAGCGGATGGCCGGACCGGCCTCGCCCGCTTCCATATAATGCTGGGCGAGCACCTGCGGCCGCGTCTTCCCCACGTCGGGGAAGCGCTCCTCCAGGACCCGCGCGATGTGCCGGTGGTGCTGCCTGCGGATGTGGCGTGGCAGGGATTGCCACGCCGCCTCCTGGATGAGCGCGTGCCGGAACCGGTACCCGGGCTCGCCGCCCGCCCCCGCCTCCTCCTGGAGCAACCCCGCCTCCATCAACCCCAGGAGCTCGCGTTCCAGTGGGGTGTCCTCCCGCTCCATCAGCGCCGCCAACAGGGCCCGTGAGAAGTCCCGCCCCACCACCGCGCACAGCTGCGCCAGGGCCTTCTGGCGCGAGGGCAGCAGATCCAACCGCGCCAGCAACAGCTCGTGCAGGGTGACGGGGATGGACGCCTCCGCTCCGCCCTCCAGCACCATGCGCGTCATCTCCTCGATGAAGAGCGGGATGCCGTCCGTCCTGCTCACCAACCGTTGCACCGTCTCCTCTGGCAGCGCCCGCTCCCGGGCCACCTCCTTCGCCAGGAGCGCCGCGAGCCCGGCCGGCAGCCGCTCCAGGACGAGCCAGTGGAGCCAGGGCTTCCGGGGCCAGTGCGGCTGGAGCTCCGGACGGGCGCTGAGCACGACGAGGAGCCGCGCCGCACCCGCGCGCTCCAGGAGGAAGCCCAGGAACTCCAGCAGGGTGGAGTCGGCCCAGTGCAGGTCCTCCACCACCAGCAGCGTCGGCGCCTGGCAGCGGGCACCGGGCAACATGACGCGGACCAGCGCCTCGAAGGTCTTCTCCTTGCGCTCCTCGGGCGTGAGCTGGAGGACGGGCGAGTCCTCGGGCACGGGCAGCGCCAGCAACAGCCCCAGCAGGTGCGTGTCCTCCCGGGACAGCTCCATCGCCCGGCACCGCTCCTCCAGCTCGCGCATGCGCCACGGCGGGGACTCCCCGGGATCGAAGCACGCCACGCTCTGGAGCAGATCGATGACGGGGTGCAGGGCATGGGTGCTGAACCGGGACCAGCACTGCACGCGCAGCAGCAGGGGTGACTCGGGAGCCACCCGCTCACACAACTCCTGGATGAGGCGGGACTTGCCGAGCCCGGCCTCGCCGCTCACCAGCACGAAGGCGCCCCGCCCGCGCCGGGCCTCCTCCCACAGCGCCGCGAGCCGCCCCAGCTCCCACTCCCGTCCCACCAGGGGCGACAGGCGCCCGGCCCCGAGCGCCCGGGCGAATCGCGAGTCCGCCTCCCGCTCGCGCAGCACGCGGTGGACCTCGAGACGCACCGGCCCCGACAGCCTCTCGAAGGGATGGGAGCCGAGCGGCTCGGTTTCGAAGGCCCCGCGCACGAGCTTCCAGGACGTCTCGCCGAGGACGACGCCCCCGGGCTCCGCCAGGCGCGAGAGCCACGCGGCCACCTTCGGCGCCTCGCCCTGTAGCGCACGCGTTCCCACCGCCATCAGGTCCGTGTGGATGCCGCCCCGCACCGACAGGCCCGCGAGCGGCAGGTGCGGCAGCGCGCGCCGCAGGGTGTCCCGCAGCTCCCGGGTGAGGACCAGCCCCGCGCGCACCGCGCGCTCCGAGTCGTCCTCCCGCCCTCGCGAATGGCCGAAGCACGCGAGCACCTCGCCTCCCATCGACAGCGTCACGGAGCCGCCATGCCGCTCGATGACCTCCGCGCAGGCGCCGTGGAAGGCCGTCTCCAGCTCGCCCACGTCCTCGGCGTCGAGCGGCTCGTTGCCCTGGGCGAGTCCCGAGAGGAGGATGGCCACCAGCGTCACCTGCCGGCGCTCGGGCGAGGCGGTCCGCGGCGACTCGCCCTCGGGGCGGAGCCGGGCCCTCAGCTCGAGCAGCTCCTCGCGCAGCTCCAGCGCCGAGCGGAAGCGCCGCGACGGCTCCTTGGCCAGGGCCGTGGCCAGCAGCGCCTCCACCTCCCGAGGCACCTCCGGCCGGCACGTCCGCACCGGGGGAACCGGCTCGGGCGAGGTCACCCAGGTGCGCAGGCCGGCGAGCGTGTCACTCGCGTGGAGCAGCCCTCCGGTGAGCATCTCGTGGAGCACCGCGCCCGCCGCCCAGACATCGGTGCGCGCGTCCTGGGGCTCGCCCCGCCACTGCTCCGGCGCCATGTAGGCCGGCGTTCCCGAGGAGGGCAGGTGCGGGGCAACCCCGGCACTGGCCAGCGTGAGGTGCGACAGGCCGAAGTCGAGCAGCTTCACCCCGCCCTGCCGCGTGAGGAAGACGTTGCTGGGCTTGAGGTCTCGGTGGACGAGGTGCCGCTCGTGCGCGTGCGCCAGGCCCGTGGTGATGCCCTCCAGGATGTCCAACGCGCGCCCGACATCCAGCGGCCCCCGCGTCAACAGCGCGGCGAGCGACTCGCCCTCCAGACACTCCATCACGAGGAAGGGAAGGCCCGGTCCCTCGGAGGCGCCGTGCCACTCGCACACGTCGAAGATGCGGACGATGTTCTCGTGGTCCAGCCTGGCCACCGCCCGCGCTTCCCGCAGCGCATCCTCCTCCTGGCCCGAGCGGGAGAGGAGGAACTTGAGCGCCACCTCGCGGTGCAGCACCTCGTCGCGCGCGCGAAACACCTGCCCCATCCCGCCGCTCCCCATCCAGTCCAGGACGCTGTACCGGCGGCCATCCAGCCCCCCGAGCCGCTCTCCGGGCTCCGGCAACCGGTGCTTCGGCTCGGCGACGAGCACCTGCCTCAGGAACGAGTCCTCGGACCCGGCCTCCTCGAGGAGGGACCCGCCAGACCCCGTGTGTTGGCCCTCCTCCACGGACACCTCAAAGCCATCCCTGCTCATCTCCGAGCCCCCCCAACGCACCCCGCGTGCACCCCCCCTCGAAGTGGAGAGCCCTCACGGGAGCCGTGAGGACGGAGACTGCCCGACCGCCCCCCTGGCCCGGAACCGCGCCGGCGCGCGGTGAAACACCGTGAAACATTCCCAGCGGGAAACATCGCCCACCAACACTCCGACCGCCTTGCGCCGAACAGTGGCACGCGGCCTGCAACCTCTCGCCGGGTGTTCATGTCTCCATGGCGGGGACACCGTTGAGGGTTCGAGAGCCACGAGTGCCCCGGATGGGGCGGGAGGAAGAGATGAGCGAGGCGATGACTCCGCACGTCTGCAAGGATCCGGCGATGGTGCCAGTGGCGCGGGAGCCGGGCACCGAGCGGCACCGGGTGCTCATCATCGGAGGAGGCACGGCCGGCATCAGCGTGGCGGCGCGCCTGGCGCACGCCGGGCAGAAGGACGTGGCGGTGCTGGAGCCCAGCACGCACCACTACTACCAGCCACTCTGGACGCTGGTGGGCGCGGGCGAGGCCCGCGTCGAGGACACCATCCGCGACGAGGCCCACTACATCCCCAAGGGCGTGACGTGGATTCGCGACTGGGCGGAGGAGGTGGATCCAATCGCCCGGGTGGTGAGCACCCGGGGGGGCAAGCGGATCGGCTATGACTTCCTCGTGGTGGCGCCCGGCATCCAGCTCGACTGGGACAAGGTGAAGGGCCTGCGCGAGGCGCTGGAGCAGCGGCCCAACGTCTCCAGCAACTACGACGTGCGCTACGCGCCCAAGACGTGGGAGATGATCCGCGGCTTCCAGGGAGGCACCGCCCTCTTCACGCACCCGGCCACGCCGGTGAAGTGCGCGGGCGCGCCGCAGAAGATCATGTACCTGGCCGCGGACCACTTCCGGAAGCGGGGCCTCCTCGAGGCCTCGAAGGTCATCTTCGCCTCGGCGGGCAAGGCCATCTTCGGCGTGAAGGAGTTCGCCGCGGTGCTCGAGCAGGTGGTGAAGCGCTACGGCATCGACACGTGCTTCCAGCACGACCTGGT
This is a stretch of genomic DNA from Archangium violaceum. It encodes these proteins:
- a CDS encoding protein kinase domain-containing protein, with translation MSRDGFEVSVEEGQHTGSGGSLLEEAGSEDSFLRQVLVAEPKHRLPEPGERLGGLDGRRYSVLDWMGSGGMGQVFRARDEVLHREVALKFLLSRSGQEEDALREARAVARLDHENIVRIFDVCEWHGASEGPGLPFLVMECLEGESLAALLTRGPLDVGRALDILEGITTGLAHAHERHLVHRDLKPSNVFLTRQGGVKLLDFGLSHLTLASAGVAPHLPSSGTPAYMAPEQWRGEPQDARTDVWAAGAVLHEMLTGGLLHASDTLAGLRTWVTSPEPVPPVRTCRPEVPREVEALLATALAKEPSRRFRSALELREELLELRARLRPEGESPRTASPERRQVTLVAILLSGLAQGNEPLDAEDVGELETAFHGACAEVIERHGGSVTLSMGGEVLACFGHSRGREDDSERAVRAGLVLTRELRDTLRRALPHLPLAGLSVRGGIHTDLMAVGTRALQGEAPKVAAWLSRLAEPGGVVLGETSWKLVRGAFETEPLGSHPFERLSGPVRLEVHRVLREREADSRFARALGAGRLSPLVGREWELGRLAALWEEARRGRGAFVLVSGEAGLGKSRLIQELCERVAPESPLLLRVQCWSRFSTHALHPVIDLLQSVACFDPGESPPWRMRELEERCRAMELSREDTHLLGLLLALPVPEDSPVLQLTPEERKEKTFEALVRVMLPGARCQAPTLLVVEDLHWADSTLLEFLGFLLERAGAARLLVVLSARPELQPHWPRKPWLHWLVLERLPAGLAALLAKEVARERALPEETVQRLVSRTDGIPLFIEEMTRMVLEGGAEASIPVTLHELLLARLDLLPSRQKALAQLCAVVGRDFSRALLAALMEREDTPLERELLGLMEAGLLQEEAGAGGEPGYRFRHALIQEAAWQSLPRHIRRQHHRHIARVLEERFPDVGKTRPQVLAQHYMEAGEAGPAIRYGFRAGQLANQRSAFVEAKHQLEQARKLLPYLTDTRQRAREELHLLSTLFISLAHLHGVDSPELGGLFSRIRELFKQLGEELPRTELSYWALLAFAYARAEFDLVRELAGMLVDEGERQHSPELSSVGHRMMATCLFTWGQPRAARKHVELAVAAVPLELEQLQRMAMHHGCEPRTSALAFASVIESVLGECELARRHGGEALELAGRVGHLHTQAYAMIYVALSCQIRHDVRDCLEWAERAAELSRENDYKVWRAWAMILTGWCWSQQGRAQEGCELIREALVLWRGLGLRGGMAYNLGLLAESLWRLGRGREGLKAANEALEVMETLGEHAGEPELHRLRGELLRLDGREHEARRAFLHALEVARHEGSGLLELRAVVSLSRQLRDQGRWKVARRLLSRAHARSEAGGDSVDLREARTLLETLQAGRPGLAPRDGGGPRR
- a CDS encoding NAD(P)/FAD-dependent oxidoreductase, with product MSEAMTPHVCKDPAMVPVAREPGTERHRVLIIGGGTAGISVAARLAHAGQKDVAVLEPSTHHYYQPLWTLVGAGEARVEDTIRDEAHYIPKGVTWIRDWAEEVDPIARVVSTRGGKRIGYDFLVVAPGIQLDWDKVKGLREALEQRPNVSSNYDVRYAPKTWEMIRGFQGGTALFTHPATPVKCAGAPQKIMYLAADHFRKRGLLEASKVIFASAGKAIFGVKEFAAVLEQVVKRYGIDTCFQHDLVEVRGDRNEAVFKQTLADGGSSEVVVPYDILHVCPPQSAPDFIKRSPLAWQDGGTKGWVKANKYTLQHPDHPEVFALGDASDLPTSRTGAAIRKQAPVLVENLLAVMAGRAPTAKYDGYASCPLTTGYGRLLLAEFDYDGKPTPSIPLIDTLKERHDMWLLKKYGLPRLYWQLMLRGRA